The genomic window GGGCCTCGGCGACATGACGAGCACGCGATCCGCCAGGGTCAAGGCCTCATCGACGCTATGCGTGATGAAAACGACGGTCTTACCCGTCTTCTCCCAGATGCGGAGCAATTCCTGCTGCAACACCAGGCGCGTCTGCTCGTCGAGCGCGCCGAAAGGCTCGTCCATGAGCAGGATCTCGCGATCATCGACCAGCGCACGCGCCACCGACACGCGCTGCTTCATGCCGCCGGACAACTGGTGCGGCCGGGCATTGGCGAAATCCGCGAGGCCGGTGAGCTGAAGCAACTCCCGCACCCGGACGTTCTGCTTGTCCCGCGCCACACCTTTGAGGCTGAGCGGGAAAGCGATGTTCTCCGATACAGTCAACCATGGCAGCACCGAGGCTTCCTGAAACACCATCGCTGGCGGCGCGCTGCTATGCAGCCGGACTGAGCCGCTCAGTTGCTGTTCGAGATCCGCGAGAATACGCAGCACGGTCGTCTTGCCACAGCCGCTGGGCCCCACGATGCAGACGAATTCCCCCCGCGTGACGGTGAAGTTGACATCGGAGGCAGCGACCGTGATGCGATCGCCCTCGCTATCGTAAAACGCCTTGGTGAGATGGCTCACCTCGATCGCGGCATCGGCCGGGTTCGAACGGCGCGAGCGATCTTTTTCAAGTAAAGCCGCCATCACGGCTTGCTCGCGGCCAGTTCGTTGGCACGCTTCAGGAGATCGGCGCGATAGACGGAGTCGATATTGGCTTGTCCCTGATATTCGAGGGCGCCTCGCTTGCGGAAAAACTCCTCCTGTTCACGCACCGAGGCCATATCGATGGCGCCATCCTCCGAGCGCACGGTATAGGAGATGCCCTGGAGCGTGTCGCGCTCGGTGCCGGTATACTTCGCCACGATGTCGAGGATCTTGTCGTCCTTCCAACCACCCTTGTCGAGAAGCCGCGCCGCCTTGAGATAGGCGGCCATGAAGCGCACGACGGCATCTTCGTTCTTCTCGACGAACTCCTTGTTGAAGGCAATGAAACCAAGCTCGGTGCCGAAGGTGTGATCCTCGACGAGACGGCGGCCCAGCCCCTGCTTTTCGAGTTGCAGGGCAAAAGGCTCGATGCTCCAGCCGGCCTCCAGTCCACCATTGGCGAAGGCTGCCGCGGTGGCCGGTGGCGGCAGATAGACCGCCTCCACGTCCTCGACTGTCAGGCCGCCCTTCTCCAAGGCCTTGGCCACCGAAAACATGCCGAAGCCGCCCGGCCCCGGAATGCCGACCCGCTTGCCCTTCAGGTCCGCAACCCTGCGAATGCCAGCATCCCAAGCCTTCTGTGACACCATCAACGGCGAAGGCGACGGCACAGTGCTCGGCATCTTCGCGGAGGTCGCGATGATCGCGACCGTTGCGCCACGGTCAATTGCGTTGAAAAGGCCGGCGCCCCATGTGGCCGCTCCTGCCTCCACATTGCCGGAGGCAAGAAGCTGGATCGTCTCCGCGGTGCCGCCTTTG from Hyphomicrobiales bacterium includes these protein-coding regions:
- a CDS encoding NitT/TauT family transport system ATP-binding protein — translated: MAALLEKDRSRRSNPADAAIEVSHLTKAFYDSEGDRITVAASDVNFTVTRGEFVCIVGPSGCGKTTVLRILADLEQQLSGSVRLHSSAPPAMVFQEASVLPWLTVSENIAFPLSLKGVARDKQNVRVRELLQLTGLADFANARPHQLSGGMKQRVSVARALVDDREILLMDEPFGALDEQTRLVLQQELLRIWEKTGKTVVFITHSVDEALTLADRVLVMSPRPGTIVADLAIPFERPRDVVEMRRDKRFWDLTYEVWRLLAAPARN
- a CDS encoding ABC-type nitrate/sulfonate/bicarbonate transport system, substrate-binding protein, which encodes MRSVNRRGFVISALAAGLFLGAVPGAEAQKTPKVEFLYSPFADYAPFFVAKELGYFKDFGVDVTLSPKGGTAETIQLLASGNVEAGAATWGAGLFNAIDRGATVAIIATSAKMPSTVPSPSPLMVSQKAWDAGIRRVADLKGKRVGIPGPGGFGMFSVAKALEKGGLTVEDVEAVYLPPPATAAAFANGGLEAGWSIEPFALQLEKQGLGRRLVEDHTFGTELGFIAFNKEFVEKNEDAVVRFMAAYLKAARLLDKGGWKDDKILDIVAKYTGTERDTLQGISYTVRSEDGAIDMASVREQEEFFRKRGALEYQGQANIDSVYRADLLKRANELAASKP